From the genome of Vicia villosa cultivar HV-30 ecotype Madison, WI linkage group LG2, Vvil1.0, whole genome shotgun sequence, one region includes:
- the LOC131651994 gene encoding serine/threonine-protein kinase STY17 yields MVIENDIESCGSRAVQSHANPRHHRQKLEVYNEVLRRIQDSDCEEAHVPGFDDQLWLHFNRLPARYALDVNVERAEDVLAHKRLLELAENPANRPAFQVRLVQVYPFGSANHNDSSMHSNHSEKEDAQSSLNYSLKQGIHAPPTFGSSSNLEALALQANKNNIEDGDNAMGVTPNFNRPMHEITFSTIDKPKLLSQLTSILGEIGLNIQEAHAFSTSDGFSLDVFVVEGWPNEETEELKGLLEKEIWKVKDQYLSNQGILYSLNDQHQTRTESPPHCIQIPSDGADVWEIDTSQLKYENKVGSGSFGDLFRGTYCSQEVAIKVLKPERINTDMLKEFAQEVYIMRKIRHKNVVQFIGACTRPPNLCIVTEFMSRGSLYDFLHRQRGVFKLPSLIKVAIDVSKGMNYLHQNNIIHRDLKTANLLMDENELVKVADFGVARVQTQSGVMTAETGTYRWMAPEVIEHKPYDQKADVFSFGISLWELLTGELPYSYLTPLQAAVGVVQKGLRPTIPKHTHPRLSELLERCWQQDPKERPAFSEIIEILLQIAKEVNDEKLDRHKDKSSHGFLSSLMRGHH; encoded by the exons ATGGTGATCGAGAACGACATTGAGAGTTGCGGAAGTAGAGCGGTGCAGTCACACGCGAATCCACGTCATCATCGTCAGAAACTTGAGGTCTACAATGAAGTGCTTCGTCGAATTCAGGATTCCGATTGTGAAGAAGCTCATGTACCTGGTTTCGATGATCAGCTATGGCTTCACTTCAATCGTCTTCCTGCTAG GTATGCATTGGATGTGAATGTGGAGAGAGCAGAAGATGTTCTAGCTCATAAGAGATTGCTCGAGTTGGCAGAGAATCCTGCTAATCGTCCTGCATTTCAAGTTCGTTTAGTACAG GTATATCCTTTTGGTAGTGCGAATCATAATGATTCTTCCATGCATTCAAATCATTCTGAGAAAGAAGATGCACAGAGTTCTCTTAACTATTCTTTAAAGCAGGG AATTCATGCACCACCTACTTTTGGTTCTTCCTCTAACCTTGAAGCTCTTGCACTTCAagcaaataaaaataacattgagGATGGAGACAATGCTATGGGTGTGACGCCAAACTTTAACCG GCCCATGCACGAGATTACCTTTTCAACAATTGACAAGCCTAAACTTCTTAGTCAG TTAACTTCAATACTTGGTGAGATTGGACTAAATATTCAAGAAGCTCATGCGTTTTCCACCTCTGATGGGTTTTCCCTGGATGTCTTCGTTGTTGAGGGATGGCCTAATGAG GAAACTGAGGAGCTCAAAGGTCTGTTGGAAAAGGAAATTTGGAAGGTTAAG GACCAATATCTATCAAATCAGGGCATACTATATTCCTTAAATGATCAACACCAGACAAGGACGGAATCACCCCCTCATTGCATACAAATACCATCTGATGGAGCTGATGTCTGGGAAATTGATACCAGCCAGCTAAAATATGAAAACAAAGTTGGCTCTGGATCATTTGGTGACTT ATTCAGAGGCACTTATTGCAGTCAAGAAGTGGCTATCAAAGTTCTTAAGCCTGAACGCATAAATACAGATATGCTGAAAGAGTTTGCACAGGAAGTTTATATCATGAG GAAGATTCGACACAAGAATGTTGTTCAGTTCATTGGTGCATGTACTCGGCCACCAAATCTTTGTATTGTTACTG AGTTTATGTCTAGAGGAAGCTTATATGACTTTCTGCACAGACAACGGGGTGTGTTTAAACTTCCATCTTTGATAAAAGTAGCGATTGATGTTTCCAAGGGAATGAACTATCTGcatcaaaataatataattcacaGAGATCTCAAGACTGCCAATCTTCTGATGGATGAAAATGAA TTGGTCAAAGTTGCTGATTTTGGAGTCGCCAGAGTGCAAACTCAGTCTGGAGTGATGACAGCTGAAACTGGAACATACCGCTGGATGGCTCCTGAG GTCATTGAACACAAACCATATGATCAGAAGGCGGATGTTTTCAGTTTTGGAATATCACTTTGGGAGCTTTTAACCGGAGAG CTGCCTTACTCTTACTTAACCCCATTGCAAGCAGCAGTTGGTGTGGTGCAGAAG GGTCTACGGCCTACAATTCCGAAACATACGCATCCAAGACTTTCTGAACTACTAGAGCGGTGCTGGCAACAAGATCCAAAGGAGAGACCAGCCTTCTCTGAAATAATTGAGATTCTTCTGCAAATAGCAAAAGAG GTCAATGATGAAAAATTAGATAGACACAAAGATAAGTCATCCCACGGTTTTCTGTCGTCACTTATGCGCGGCCATCACTGA